A window from Phycisphaerae bacterium encodes these proteins:
- the tmk gene encoding dTMP kinase, with product MVLDGPDGCGKSTQQRLLSEALVREGLEVSCMRDPGTTTAGESIRQILLSGDHGSLDPRCELLLFMAARAQMIAECIRPALAAGRVVLGDRFVSASCAYQGASGLDPAQIVQIGHFAIGGRWPDLTIVLDVPAELGMERIRKTEKAAALDAMERRPLDFHRRVREIFLNLGRVYPAPVAVIDATVAPEVVHQRILEVLDRVDH from the coding sequence ATCGTCCTGGACGGACCCGATGGCTGCGGCAAATCGACCCAACAGCGGCTCTTGTCCGAGGCCCTGGTGCGCGAAGGGCTGGAAGTTTCGTGCATGCGCGATCCGGGCACGACGACAGCGGGCGAGAGCATCCGACAAATACTGCTTTCGGGCGACCACGGGTCGCTGGATCCGCGGTGCGAACTGCTGCTGTTCATGGCGGCCAGGGCCCAGATGATCGCTGAGTGCATCCGCCCAGCCCTGGCGGCGGGGCGGGTGGTGCTGGGCGACCGGTTCGTCTCAGCCAGTTGCGCCTACCAAGGGGCCAGCGGCTTGGACCCGGCCCAGATTGTACAGATCGGTCACTTTGCCATTGGGGGCCGCTGGCCGGACCTGACAATCGTCCTGGATGTCCCAGCCGAGCTGGGCATGGAGCGAATCCGCAAGACCGAAAAGGCGGCGGCCCTCGACGCGATGGAGCGGCGGCCCCTCGATTTCCACCGGCGGGTCCGCGAAATATTCCTGAATCTGGGGAGAGTCTATCCCGCCCCGGTGGCCGTAATTGATGCAACAGTTGCACCAGAGGTGGTTCACCAGCGGATCCTGGAGGTGCTTGATCGTGTCGATCACTGA